In one window of Methanobrevibacter millerae DNA:
- a CDS encoding TatD family hydrolase has translation MIDTHCHIDFEEYDEDRDQIIKRAEEVLDAVVVSGIGYESNRGVLDLCSKYENFIYPSLGYHPVSSQNCTEEELKLTHQDIIENRDNIVAIGEVGMDYFYVKDKALREKQREIFQTFIELADEYKIPLLMHVRDCEKKALNMVLEYENIPYVVFHCFSGSKKTAKRIIQNDNYFMSFSTMLCYSTQHQELIKNIPLDNILTETDSPYLAMTKEERNEPANVVNAVKKIAEIQNEDVETVDSITTANARRIFKI, from the coding sequence ATGATAGATACTCACTGCCACATTGATTTTGAAGAGTACGATGAAGACAGAGACCAGATTATAAAAAGAGCCGAAGAGGTTTTGGATGCTGTTGTAGTTTCAGGAATAGGGTATGAAAGCAACAGAGGCGTTTTAGACTTATGCTCCAAATATGAAAATTTCATATATCCCTCTTTAGGTTACCATCCGGTTTCATCACAGAACTGCACTGAAGAAGAGCTTAAGCTCACCCACCAAGACATCATCGAAAACAGAGACAATATAGTTGCAATCGGCGAAGTAGGAATGGATTACTTTTACGTCAAGGACAAGGCCCTTCGTGAAAAGCAAAGGGAAATCTTTCAAACATTCATTGAACTTGCCGACGAGTATAAAATCCCATTACTGATGCACGTTCGTGACTGCGAGAAAAAGGCCTTGAATATGGTTCTTGAATACGAAAACATTCCATACGTGGTTTTTCACTGCTTCAGCGGAAGCAAGAAAACCGCAAAAAGAATAATTCAAAACGACAATTACTTCATGAGCTTTTCCACGATGCTTTGCTACTCAACACAGCATCAGGAACTGATTAAAAACATTCCTCTTGACAACATCCTGACTGAAACCGACAGTCCCTATCTTGCCATGACCAAAGAGGAGAGAAATGAACCTGCAAACGTCGTTAATGCAGTTAAAAAAATAGCTGAAATTCAAAATGAGGATGTTGAAACCGTTGACAGTATTACCACCGCCAACGCCCGCAGAATTTTCAAAATCTAG
- a CDS encoding carboxymuconolactone decarboxylase family protein has product MEDRYEKGMSILRITNEDTIEEIFKELEDIAPDLGRFIVEFPYSEIYTRKEVDLKTRELCTVAALTTLGTIPQLKDHINAALAVGNTPREIVEIIMQMTAYAGFPKAINGVMAAKEVFKEKGLLPVE; this is encoded by the coding sequence ATGGAAGACAGGTACGAGAAAGGAATGAGTATTTTAAGAATTACGAATGAAGATACCATTGAAGAGATTTTTAAGGAACTGGAGGATATAGCTCCTGATTTGGGCAGGTTCATTGTTGAATTTCCATATTCGGAAATTTACACGAGAAAAGAGGTTGATTTGAAAACCCGTGAACTGTGTACCGTTGCGGCCCTCACAACCCTTGGAACGATTCCCCAGCTAAAAGATCACATTAATGCTGCTCTGGCGGTTGGAAACACTCCCCGTGAAATCGTTGAGATAATAATGCAGATGACAGCCTATGCAGGATTTCCAAAGGCAATCAATGGCGTAATGGCTGCCAAGGAAGTTTTCAAAGAAAAAGGATTGCTTCCGGTGGAATAA
- the cobM gene encoding precorrin-4 C(11)-methyltransferase has protein sequence MTSKVIFIGAGPGDPDLITVKGRKVIEKADVIIYAGSLVNKDVLAPRKEECEVHNSAYLNLEETIDIMAKAIDEGKLVARVHTGDPAIYGAIGEQIRELKKLDIEYDIIPGVSSLFGTASVLEAELTIPEVSQSVIITRPAGRTPKKELESIRSFSKHQATMCIFLGISMIDKVVDELLEGYTEDTPVAVVKKATWPDQEIIRGTLKDIAGKVKDANITKTAMIVVGDVLDPGDFTPSKLYDANFKHEYR, from the coding sequence ATGACATCTAAAGTTATTTTTATTGGAGCAGGTCCCGGAGACCCTGACTTAATAACTGTCAAAGGAAGGAAAGTGATTGAAAAGGCAGACGTAATCATTTACGCAGGTTCTCTAGTAAACAAAGACGTGCTGGCTCCAAGAAAAGAAGAATGCGAAGTCCACAATAGCGCTTATTTAAATCTTGAAGAAACGATTGACATCATGGCAAAGGCAATTGATGAAGGAAAGCTCGTTGCGCGCGTTCATACCGGAGACCCAGCAATTTACGGAGCTATAGGTGAGCAAATCAGGGAATTGAAAAAGCTGGATATCGAATATGACATCATTCCCGGCGTAAGCTCCCTTTTCGGTACCGCCAGCGTACTCGAAGCCGAACTGACAATACCTGAAGTCTCACAAAGCGTCATCATCACACGCCCCGCAGGAAGAACTCCCAAAAAGGAACTTGAAAGCATCAGAAGCTTTTCCAAGCATCAGGCAACAATGTGCATATTCCTTGGAATATCCATGATTGACAAGGTTGTCGATGAACTTCTTGAAGGATACACCGAAGACACCCCTGTGGCGGTTGTGAAAAAGGCAACTTGGCCAGATCAGGAAATAATCAGAGGAACCTTAAAGGATATTGCAGGCAAAGTTAAAGATGCCAATATAACGAAGACTGCAATGATTGTGGTGGGAGATGTATTGGACCCAGGTGATTTTACACCATCCAAGCTATATGACGCCAACTTCAAACATGAATATCGTTAG
- a CDS encoding oxidoreductase: MKDLFDNCKFGDLNLNSRIVRTGLWESEREQPGNFTPEIYNRYENIAASGVGLIITELISLYPRDIFSKYSHTTHFKQFVREAKDLTDLVHLYDVPIFAQLGFVQFNKHAEQNMRVEDVSIEDIRKIQTDFIIACQKIDYAGFDGVQIALGNYYFLTRFISPYFNKRKDKYGGNTLNRLRIVLEMIKVIKETTKLHVNCRLNAFDIQAGGMTMDDTVEIAKLLEKFGADSLQITRPRSPQYFSKENIDRTPPEFVSRKIKKINPLIGECEKIIDNVDIPVILGGGVNSKSQINHILNNSKIDFVSMQRPFVADPSFLIEWQMEDDGESKCKMCNNCYWKKTSTCHINRPATWDVSSTDF, translated from the coding sequence ATGAAAGACTTATTCGATAACTGTAAATTTGGAGATTTGAATCTCAACAGCCGTATCGTGAGAACGGGACTGTGGGAATCTGAAAGGGAACAGCCGGGCAATTTCACGCCGGAAATCTACAACCGTTACGAAAACATAGCAGCCAGCGGCGTTGGCTTAATAATAACAGAATTAATATCACTATATCCAAGAGACATATTTTCAAAATACTCACATACAACACATTTCAAGCAGTTTGTCCGTGAAGCAAAGGACCTCACCGATCTGGTGCATCTTTATGACGTTCCGATATTCGCTCAGCTGGGTTTTGTGCAGTTCAACAAGCATGCTGAGCAGAACATGCGCGTTGAAGACGTATCCATCGAGGATATCCGGAAAATCCAGACCGATTTCATCATCGCCTGTCAAAAGATAGATTATGCAGGTTTTGACGGTGTTCAGATAGCTTTGGGCAACTATTATTTCCTGACAAGGTTTATAAGCCCATACTTCAACAAAAGAAAAGACAAGTATGGTGGAAATACACTGAATCGCCTGCGAATCGTTCTGGAAATGATTAAGGTAATTAAAGAAACCACAAAGCTGCACGTTAACTGCAGGCTGAATGCCTTTGACATACAGGCAGGCGGAATGACCATGGACGATACAGTTGAAATAGCCAAGCTATTGGAAAAGTTCGGTGCCGACAGCCTTCAGATTACAAGGCCACGCTCTCCACAATACTTTTCAAAGGAAAACATTGACAGAACTCCTCCGGAATTCGTTTCAAGAAAAATCAAAAAGATAAATCCTCTGATTGGGGAATGTGAGAAAATCATTGACAATGTTGACATTCCAGTCATTTTAGGCGGCGGGGTCAACAGCAAATCACAAATCAACCACATACTGAACAATTCAAAAATCGATTTCGTTTCAATGCAGAGGCCCTTTGTGGCTGATCCAAGCTTTTTGATTGAATGGCAGATGGAAGATGACGGTGAAAGCAAATGCAAAATGTGCAATAACTGCTACTGGAAAAAAACAAGCACGTGCCACATCAACAGGCCTGCGACGTGGGACGTTTCTAGTACTGATTTTTAA
- a CDS encoding methionine synthase, which translates to MRSTVVGSFPVETKEASNTKDKLLKVLGSYDPFKGAIRQAVYSQLDAGVDIISDGQVRGDMVSSFSKYIPGFKIEEGNSFIISKIKKPTGEISVKDLLYAKSLIKEYYNGDIPEGKGIKGIITGPSTIVHSSRITAFYKNKDDAIIDLAHSLKEEVKAIEKKVDPVYIQVDEPFLSTGMVNMKVAREAIGILRDDLSIPLAMHVCGTLDGAYKDIANFDVDILDFEFAGNNVNLDILKKNIDLFKGKKIGFGCLDSSKNIVDSREDTEKLIAEGVEIIGEDNILLDPDCGLRRAPMDVAFDKLKLMNDIKNQY; encoded by the coding sequence ATGCGTTCAACAGTCGTCGGAAGTTTTCCTGTTGAAACTAAAGAGGCTTCCAATACCAAAGATAAGTTGCTTAAGGTTCTAGGTTCATATGACCCATTTAAGGGCGCAATCCGCCAGGCGGTATACTCCCAGCTTGACGCTGGCGTCGATATAATCTCTGACGGTCAGGTCAGGGGAGACATGGTTTCAAGCTTTTCAAAATACATTCCCGGATTCAAGATTGAAGAGGGAAATTCATTTATTATATCCAAAATCAAAAAGCCAACCGGCGAAATCTCCGTAAAGGATTTGCTTTATGCAAAAAGCCTGATTAAGGAGTATTACAATGGAGACATTCCTGAAGGAAAGGGAATCAAGGGAATCATTACTGGCCCTTCCACAATAGTTCATTCTTCTAGGATTACTGCTTTTTATAAAAATAAGGATGATGCAATAATAGATTTGGCTCACAGCCTTAAAGAAGAGGTCAAAGCCATTGAAAAGAAAGTCGATCCCGTTTACATTCAGGTGGATGAGCCGTTTTTATCAACGGGCATGGTAAACATGAAAGTGGCTCGCGAAGCCATTGGCATTCTTCGTGATGATTTAAGCATTCCTCTGGCCATGCATGTCTGCGGAACCCTTGACGGAGCTTACAAGGACATTGCCAATTTTGACGTTGATATTTTAGACTTTGAATTTGCCGGAAACAACGTCAACCTGGACATATTGAAAAAGAATATTGATTTGTTCAAAGGCAAGAAAATAGGATTCGGATGTCTTGACTCTTCAAAAAACATTGTTGATTCACGAGAAGACACCGAAAAGCTGATAGCCGAAGGTGTTGAAATCATCGGAGAGGACAATATCCTTCTTGATCCGGACTGTGGACTTAGAAGGGCTCCGATGGATGTTGCCTTTGACAAATTGAAGTTAATGAACGATATTAAAAATCAGTACTAG
- a CDS encoding DUF1894 domain-containing protein, with protein sequence MSFCLDTYLQQSDNYEIHAARAGFKDCAMIIRFKAEEVVYVKPGDQVLGVRVIGIPPIPIGIDEKKGTVFIPYTKPCHGTSVVELPIDEEEINNIRKLNTK encoded by the coding sequence ATGTCATTCTGTTTAGATACATACCTTCAGCAATCTGACAATTATGAAATTCACGCCGCAAGGGCTGGATTTAAGGACTGTGCAATGATTATTCGTTTCAAGGCTGAGGAAGTCGTTTATGTCAAGCCAGGTGATCAGGTACTTGGCGTTCGGGTAATCGGAATCCCTCCAATTCCAATCGGAATTGACGAAAAGAAAGGAACAGTTTTCATTCCATACACAAAGCCATGTCACGGTACTTCAGTTGTCGAACTTCCAATTGATGAAGAGGAAATCAATAATATAAGAAAACTAAATACAAAATAA
- a CDS encoding DUF1890 domain-containing protein — protein sequence MKALILLGCPETPSQTPMAVYAFSKLSNLGYDVTIAANPAASKLVKISDPEGYYNLNLVDLERTLGEVSPGDYDLLVGFVHKDAAAAFFVTFDQILDTKSIALVFERDLDLVGEFVEMIEESGSKAKIYAVRAFHNPSPIKINFDKALKELD from the coding sequence ATGAAAGCTTTAATTTTATTGGGATGTCCTGAAACTCCATCTCAAACTCCAATGGCAGTTTATGCATTTAGTAAATTATCAAATTTAGGTTATGACGTTACTATAGCTGCTAATCCTGCAGCTTCAAAGCTTGTTAAGATTTCAGACCCTGAAGGTTATTACAATCTCAATCTGGTGGATTTGGAAAGGACTTTGGGCGAAGTCAGTCCCGGCGATTATGATTTACTTGTAGGATTTGTCCACAAGGATGCCGCAGCAGCATTTTTCGTAACATTCGACCAGATACTTGACACCAAGTCAATCGCCCTGGTATTTGAAAGGGATCTTGATTTGGTTGGTGAATTCGTTGAAATGATTGAGGAAAGCGGAAGCAAGGCCAAGATTTATGCTGTAAGAGCATTCCACAATCCTTCCCCAATTAAGATTAATTTTGATAAGGCATTAAAGGAGCTGGATTAA